A portion of the Phocoena sinus isolate mPhoSin1 chromosome 9, mPhoSin1.pri, whole genome shotgun sequence genome contains these proteins:
- the LSM8 gene encoding LSM8 homolog, U6 small nuclear RNA associated, whose protein sequence is FAEAAVRYSRGICCRQSAGAAASSWRAVLAPLVAGPAVLPAAGPSIMTSALENYINRTVAVITSDGRMIVGTLKGFDQTINLILDESHERVFSSSQGVEQVVLGLYIVRGDNVAVIGEIDEETDSALDLGNIRAEPLNSVAH, encoded by the exons TTCGCGGAGGCAGCAGTGCGGTACTCTCGCGGTATTTGCTGCCGCCAGTCGGCGGGAGCCGCCGCTAGTTCCTGGCGGGCTGTTTTAGCTCCTCTTGTCGCCGGTCCTGCTGTGTTGCCAGCTGCCGGGCCGAGCATCATGACGTCTGCCTTGGAGAACTACATCAACC GAACTGTTGCTGTCATTACTTCTGATGGGAGAATGATTGTG GGAACACTGAAAGGTTTTGACCAGACCATTAATTTGATTTTGGATGAAAGCCATGAACGAGTGTTCAGCTCTTCACAGGGAGTAGAACAAGTGGTACTAGGTTTATACATCGTGAGAGGTGATAATGT TGCAGTCATTGGAGAAATTGATGAAGAGACAGATTCTGCACTTGATTTGGGGAATATTCGAGCAGAACCTCTGAACTCTGTAGCACACTAA